The nucleotide sequence TTAACCGTAACGAATTAAATCCCCAGGGATATGAATCTCCCTGGGGATTTAATTCGTTTTCAGTTTAATGGCAATTTTTCCACCTCTCAAGCGTAAAATATCACAAATAGCATGATGAGCGTGATGGAGGTGAAAGGGATGAACTTACCCCCAATGGAACAACCATGGTGCGGAGATGTCTGTGCGGCGCCCTTGATCGATAGTGAGCAGTTTCGAGGCGTTGATTTTTCGGAAACGATTCGCCGGGCAGGGGAATTGCCACAGAATGAGGGGGAGCGGCAGCGACTCGTAAAGATGGACTTGTTTGCTGGATGTCCTTCCTTCTACGCCGATGGCTATTCGATGCTTCGTACAGGCGCCTTTATGTGAAAAAGCGCCCCGCCTCTCATGATCAGGCGGGGCGCTTTTATATGGCGAATCACTGGTATCAATCAATAGCGAAGGATGTCCACAAACTCCTGTAATGAGGCAAAAAGGTCGTAATGGGAGAGGAGTTGGTCGACCAGGTCTCCATCAAGGGCCTTTTCGCGCGCCGACTGGGAGAGGATGGATTCGATGTCGCCTCGATTCATGCCGGTTCGGTAGGGGCGATCCTCAATGAGGGCCGAGAAAATATCAGCAACGGCGATGATCCGGCTACCGAGGGGCAGAGCGGAACCTCCGATGCGAAAGGGGTATCCGGCGCCATTTGGTCGCTCATGATGAAAGGCAGCCCACTCGGCCAGTTGCAAATGACCGGGAAGACGCCGGAGGATATGGTAGGTGTGATAAGGGTGACGTTTGATCACATCATACTCGGCGGCAGTCAGGGCGCCCGGTTTTTCGAGGATGCTTTCAGGAATGCTCAGCTTGCCCAGATCGTGGAGCAAGCCGGCCACTTCGATCTGGGCGATGTCGAGGGGAGAAAACCCGGCCAAGGAGGCAAGGTGGGCCGATGACGATGCCACCAGTCGGGAGTGGTGCATTGTGAACCGGCACTTTCGATCGATTATCCAGGCGAAGATCATGAATAGCTTTTTCAAGTCTTTATACTGCAATGCCGAGTCATTGATTTCAGGTGACATCATGCCCAATGACAAGTCTTCTACATAGGGGGAGGCCAGATCGAGCCAAAAGCTCTCTTTTACAGCCAACTCAGAAAGGACTTCCTTTAGCTCGGGGCGGAACATAGTTCCGAACCAACCGCTCAGTTGATCCAGTGCGCGTCGTCGCTGGTGCAGAATGTAATCTCCGGTGAGCAGAATTTCCAAGCGATCGGCCAGATGGATAATATCGCTCAGCCGGGTCAACGCGCTCCGTTCCTCTTGATGCTCCCAGTGATCGTGGTGGTGCAAGATGATTTGGGCGATGTTTTCGAAGTGGCCGATCCCCTTTAACAATTGATACCCGGCCTGGCAATGGGTGTCCGTTTCTCTCGGTTGGAAAGAACCTAAGGCCGCCTTTTCATGGAAGGATGTAGCGCCCATGTCATGGATGCTGGCGGCGCAATAGAGATCATGCCGTTCTTGTGGCGAGAGGTCCATCATGGCGCCCATGGCAGAACTGATATAGGCCACGCGGTTGTGATGGTGGTTCAGGCCGATTGTAGTGAAATCGAGAACCATGGATAGTGTATTCAGCAGTCGTGGGAGGTTGATGGTTACAATCATGTAAACCTCCTGTTTCAGTATGTAAAGCTACTTTGGTTTTTTTGGTCGCGAACAGAGAATGCCAGGTTTGCCTATAATCACCGAGGGAAAGGAGGATCGTCTTCTTGGTATAATCAAAGATGCTTTTGCTATGCATCATCATTCACAACAATGTGTCTGTCGTGGCGTGGTTGCTCAGGGTTCTCTACTTACCGCGCATTCAAACTTTACGTCAAAAAGGTGCGGAGGCGCAATGGAAAAACAGGGTAAGAGGGATTACCGGCGATACGGCATGACAGCATTGGTCATAGCGGCCAATATATCTTCGTGGCTGTACCTGGGGTGGAGAACGGCCGAAACGCTCCCCGATAGCGGCGTCGCACTCATCTGGGGCAGCCTTTTGCTCATTTCCGAATGGATACAGGCGGGACAATCCGTCGTCTTTTACAGTCTGTCGCTCCATCCGAGCCGCCGTGAGCCGCCGGCGCTTCCTTTACAACCTCCGGCGGTGGATGTCTTTGTAGCCACCTACAATGAACCGAAACATATCTTGCGCAGCACCGTCGCCGGATGCCGCAACCTGGAATATCCTGAAGAACAGTTGAGGATCTGGCTGTGTGATGACGACCGGCGCGAGGAAGTGCGTCAACTGGCTGAGGAGATGGGCGTCGGTTATTTCTCGCGTAG is from Heliomicrobium gestii and encodes:
- a CDS encoding HD-GYP domain-containing protein, which codes for MIVTINLPRLLNTLSMVLDFTTIGLNHHHNRVAYISSAMGAMMDLSPQERHDLYCAASIHDMGATSFHEKAALGSFQPRETDTHCQAGYQLLKGIGHFENIAQIILHHHDHWEHQEERSALTRLSDIIHLADRLEILLTGDYILHQRRRALDQLSGWFGTMFRPELKEVLSELAVKESFWLDLASPYVEDLSLGMMSPEINDSALQYKDLKKLFMIFAWIIDRKCRFTMHHSRLVASSSAHLASLAGFSPLDIAQIEVAGLLHDLGKLSIPESILEKPGALTAAEYDVIKRHPYHTYHILRRLPGHLQLAEWAAFHHERPNGAGYPFRIGGSALPLGSRIIAVADIFSALIEDRPYRTGMNRGDIESILSQSAREKALDGDLVDQLLSHYDLFASLQEFVDILRY